ATCCCCTGGTACGGCCGTTTTGTGGTGCGCTGGTCCAAGGTGGATATTGCCGGGGTCGTTCATGACTACCTCTATGTCAACGGTGGTGTCAGCCGGGCCTATGCCGACGAGCTGTGGCGCCTGGTCGCCCTGGCGGGAGAGCATCACGCCAATCGCTTTCAGGCCCGCATCTGCTGGCTGGCTTTAAGAATCGGCGGGGGTCCTCCCTGGAACAAATACCGTAAAGAAGAACCCCTTCAAAAGGATGAATCTGTCAAAGGCAAAAAATTTGAAAAAGGTTGATCTCAGGGAAGGACTCTTATTCTGAAAACCGCCGGCGGAGCGCCCCATGTAGACAGAATCTCAAGTTTAAGTTCACTAAATTCCGTCCCTGCTGCCAGTTTCAGAACCTTGCGGCTCTGATAATTATTTCTATCTTCCATAAGGATTCTACCATTCTGATCCCTGAGACAGAAGTGGCGGACGCAGTTGGGCATATGCCTCACGGCATGACCCACCTGTACCGTCTCCATGGCATTATCAAAGTCCGTATCAAAACAGAGGATCACTTCTGATGCTTTCACAGGGTTTTTCCACCGGGCTGTTAAACTGGGAGTCTTGTCTTCCAGATCCGGAACCCATCCAAAATCCTGATGGCTGGGTCTTTCATAACCCCCGGTCACTCCGGCAGGTGAAAAGGCTCTGAGAGCCCTTGAGAACTTGACCGCCGGTAACATCCCCATTGGTCTTCTATGGGGGAGCCAGAACTCAAAGCTATGAATACCCGAGCCTTCAGGAGCTTCCTGAATAACAGACTTAGCCACTTTGTCATTCAGTTCATGGTAGAGGCTGAGGAGTCCGGGTAGGGTAATAGAGGATGTTTCCATTTCATAGGGATGTTCCGGGATAAATGTAAGGAGTCCGTAAAAATTCTTATCTTCCTGATATGTAAGTTTCACTCTCAGATCGCTCTGACCTGCACTGATGCTGATTTTTTGTTCTTCCAAAATAATTTCAGGACTGAAATTCCCTACTTTTACAGCCTTCCTTAGTTGAACCCTTAGGATTTGAAGCTGTTTTGATTTGATCGTAAACTCCATGATAGGAAGATTTCCCGATGGCAAGGGCAGCAAAATACCTTTGGGATCATCAACAAACTCAAAAGTACCGCTTCCTGGAAGCTCAGATAATGCTAAAACCGAAGAGGCTTTCAGGACTGCCTTGTGGATTAGATCCTCCTTGTCTTTCTGATCAAGGAAGGGAATAAACTGTCCGGTTCTGATGAGCTCTCTTTGAAATCCTTCAATATTTTCGGTCTGACCCAGTTCTCTGGGGCTGATGCCTTTTTGAAGGCAAATCTTCGCTCCCAATGCCACAGACTGGGCTCCATGGGCGCTGGTCATCATGACTCTAGTGGATCCGAAAGCCACATGGGAGACACTGATCAGCCGTCCCGCCAGGAATAAATTGTCTACATTCCGGCTGTACATGCAGCGCCAGGGAATCTGATAGACTCCTTTGCTGTGGTATTGATTACAGGGGGAGATGTCCGTATAGACGCCGTCTGCGGGATGAAGATCAACAGCCCAGCCACCGAATGAAACGGCATCATCAAAGGTCTT
This genomic window from Oceanispirochaeta sp. contains:
- a CDS encoding DUF1353 domain-containing protein, whose protein sequence is MSIEVLSGPLQTERLSDGRRKLLRDFIISVDKKEFTIPSDGYTTDFSSIPWYGRFVVRWSKVDIAGVVHDYLYVNGGVSRAYADELWRLVALAGEHHANRFQARICWLALRIGGGPPWNKYRKEEPLQKDESVKGKKFEKG
- a CDS encoding FAD-dependent oxidoreductase; the protein is NRIKASDSGCSFWWLEYGGRMDTVHESQDIKKELWKVTYGIWDYIKNSGKFPEAENLTLEWVGMIPGKRESRRFDGDYMLRQSDIIEQKTFDDAVSFGGWAVDLHPADGVYTDISPCNQYHSKGVYQIPWRCMYSRNVDNLFLAGRLISVSHVAFGSTRVMMTSAHGAQSVALGAKICLQKGISPRELGQTENIEGFQRELIRTGQFIPFLDQKDKEDLIHKAVLKASSVLALSELPGSGTFEFVDDPKGILLPLPSGNLPIMEFTIKSKQLQILRVQLRKAVKVGNFSPEIILEEQKISISAGQSDLRVKLTYQEDKNFYGLLTFIPEHPYEMETSSITLPGLLSLYHELNDKVAKSVIQEAPEGSGIHSFEFWLPHRRPMGMLPAVKFSRALRAFSPAGVTGGYERPSHQDFGWVPDLEDKTPSLTARWKNPVKASEVILCFDTDFDNAMETVQVGHAVRHMPNCVRHFCLRDQNGRILMEDRNNYQSRKVLKLAAGTEFSELKLEILSTWGAPPAVFRIRVLP